One window of the Salvia miltiorrhiza cultivar Shanhuang (shh) chromosome 6, IMPLAD_Smil_shh, whole genome shotgun sequence genome contains the following:
- the LOC130990866 gene encoding uncharacterized protein LOC130990866: MRRKDLSSGERNTIVQFLLQDSKNGKPKRGKIQEAIVKFGNSRRIVSRLWAATKKQQEIGEHIHSASMKIHRPHRKRVQIDLELISSLELSKRSTIRRLASGINCSKSTVGRWISKGLIKAHTSAIRPDLTVLNKLLRLRFILEAIEYDCILKVLQFKDMHNTVHIDEKWFYITKVNHRFYLTPGEAEPHRTCKSKKFIKKVMFMCAVCRPIFAEDGSVLFDGKIGIWPFTELVLAKRNNKNLEAGTLELKPIESITKQVTKHCFINKIIPAIKLKWPEFTSKVIFIQQDNARPHIKDDDPDFRRAASSDGFDIIIIHQPPNSPDTNINDLGFFRAIQSLQTESVCNNVEELVAAVEKSY, translated from the exons atgagaagaaaagaTCTAAGTAGTGGAGAAAGGAACACCATTGTTCAATTCCTTCTTCAAGATAGCAAAAACGGCAAGCCGAAGAGAGGGAAGATCCAAGAAGCCATTGTCAAATTCGGAAACTCTAGGAGGATCGTGAGTCGGCTTTGGGCTGCGACAAAAAAACAACAAGAAATAGGTGAGCACATTCATTCGGCAAGCATGAAAATACATCGACCACATAGAAAAAGAGTGCAAATCGACTTAGAGCTAATTTCCAGCCTGGAATTGAGCAAAAGATCAACTATTCGAAGGCTTGCAAGTGGCATAAATTGCAGTAAAAGTACAGTGGGTCGATGGATAAGCAAGGGATTGATCAAAGCTCACACAAGTGCAATACGACCTGACCTAACTGTTCTTAACAAACTTCTACGCCTGCGATTCATCCTTGAAGCCATAGAATACGACTGTATTCTGAAGGTACTTCAGTTCAAAGATATGCACAACACTGTGCATATCGACGAGAAGTGGTTTTATATCACAAAAGTAAATCACAGGTTCTACTTAACCCCCGGAGAGGCAGAACCGCATAGAACATGCAAATCAAAGAAATTCATCAAAAAAGTGATGTTCATGTGTGCAGTGTGTAGGCCAATATTTGCAGAAGATGGCAGCGTGTTATTCGACGGAAAAATAGGGATTTGGCCATTTACAGAATTGGTGCTTGCtaaaagaaacaacaaaaacCTGGAGGCTGGAACTTTGGAGTTAAAACCAATCGAGAGCATAACAAAGCAAGTCACAAAGCATTGTTTTATCAATAAG ATAATACCAGCCATAAAGCTTAAATGGCCAGAATTTACAAGCAAAGTGATTTTCATTCAACAAGACAATGCAAGGCCTCACATCAAGGATGATGATCCAGATTTTAGGCGGGCTGCAAGTTCTGATGGCTTTGACATCATAATTATTCATCAACCCCCCAACAGTCCAGACACGAATATCAATGATTTGGGGTTTTTTAGAGCAATCCAGAGCTTGCAAACAGAAAGTGTGTGCAACAATGTGGAGGAGCTAGTGGCTGCAGTTGAGAAGTCATATTAA